Proteins found in one Corynebacterium canis genomic segment:
- the rsfS gene encoding ribosome silencing factor, with amino-acid sequence MTASDYSLSLARTAALAADDKRGQEIAVIDVSDQLIITDCFVIVSADNERQVSAIVDEVEDKLRELGAKPVRREGVREGRWALLDYGDVVIHIQRKEEREFYALDRLWRDCPLVDIAGIDTPVRPEAWAGDVDVRNVASIDEIPLADKEPDADEL; translated from the coding sequence GTGACTGCTTCTGATTACTCTCTTTCGTTGGCTCGCACTGCCGCGCTTGCGGCGGATGATAAGCGCGGCCAAGAAATCGCGGTGATTGACGTCTCGGATCAGCTGATTATTACTGATTGCTTCGTCATTGTTTCCGCCGATAACGAACGCCAGGTGAGCGCGATTGTTGACGAGGTGGAGGATAAGCTGCGCGAATTGGGGGCGAAGCCCGTGCGCCGTGAGGGGGTCCGCGAAGGCCGCTGGGCGTTGCTCGATTATGGCGATGTGGTGATCCACATTCAGCGCAAGGAAGAACGTGAGTTCTATGCGCTTGATCGCCTGTGGCGCGATTGTCCCCTCGTGGATATTGCGGGGATCGATACTCCCGTTCGCCCTGAGGCGTGGGCGGGTGACGTGGACGTGCGGAACGTGGCGTCGATAGACGAAATTCCGTTGGCGGATAAAGAGCCGGATGCGGACGAGCTGTGA
- the nadD gene encoding nicotinate-nucleotide adenylyltransferase, which produces MPFPNTEGPLSRPAATPRRVGIMGGTFDPIHNGHLVAGSEVADRFGLDLVVFVPTGQPWQKADRQVTAAEHRYLMTVIATASNPRFHVSRVDIDRGGPTYTVDTLHDLRKVYPNAELYFITGADALAKIVTWHNWEHMFELAHFVGVTRPGYELAHDLPVEQGSRVSLVEIPAMAISSTDCRVRAAARRPVWYLVPDGVVQYIAKHRLYQHAVSRD; this is translated from the coding sequence ATGCCTTTTCCGAATACCGAGGGACCGCTGTCCCGTCCGGCCGCCACCCCGCGGCGCGTCGGCATTATGGGCGGTACGTTCGATCCGATCCATAATGGGCACCTCGTCGCGGGCTCTGAGGTGGCGGATCGGTTCGGGTTGGACCTGGTGGTGTTTGTGCCCACGGGGCAACCGTGGCAAAAGGCGGACCGGCAGGTCACTGCGGCTGAGCATCGTTACCTGATGACGGTGATCGCCACGGCGTCGAACCCGCGTTTTCACGTGAGCCGCGTGGATATTGATCGCGGCGGGCCGACCTATACCGTGGATACCCTTCATGACCTGCGGAAGGTGTATCCTAACGCGGAGCTGTACTTTATTACCGGTGCGGACGCGCTGGCGAAGATCGTCACCTGGCACAACTGGGAACATATGTTTGAACTAGCGCATTTTGTCGGAGTGACGCGGCCGGGGTACGAACTCGCGCACGATCTCCCCGTGGAGCAGGGGAGTAGGGTGTCATTGGTGGAGATCCCGGCGATGGCGATCTCGTCTACGGATTGCCGGGTGCGCGCAGCCGCCCGTCGCCCGGTGTGGTACTTGGTTCCGGACGGGGTGGTTCAGTACATTGCCAAGCATCGCCTGTATCAACACGCGGTGTCGCGTGACTAG
- a CDS encoding DDE-type integrase/transposase/recombinase translates to MRGGRKLSPEQQADFDEFVKLEDHILELLAAAGYTQNGALKLLGLAKTTLYYRRHPRPKKPPQHPKAAPPKTISAPERQRIAALLRDGREQGLSVYKIFFSHVDSEEPLLGSLRTFYRVNNEIKTVPAPLRHGAPRAPQPPRIVTATRPGEVLCWDITWLPGSFMTKGFHLYTVLDLHSRKIVGHTVQLRQDKHIATDLIAQVIAAEQLNHTKVRVLHTDNGAVMTSTQMRQMLDANGVELSLIRPGVSNDNPFEESSHRTLKHHRYALTSYPNIKAAANTMASIIDAYNNHDPHSGLAGFTPQQVYTGEWKPLLKHRKAKEEIYYNTYPQRRPPRSMFQPPPATVGIKIGTPPPTPQNQVQ, encoded by the coding sequence ATGCGTGGTGGCCGGAAACTTTCCCCAGAGCAGCAAGCCGATTTCGATGAGTTCGTTAAGCTTGAAGACCATATTTTAGAGTTGCTTGCGGCGGCTGGCTATACCCAAAACGGAGCGTTGAAGCTGCTTGGGCTTGCGAAAACAACCCTGTATTACCGGCGGCATCCGCGGCCGAAGAAACCACCACAACACCCGAAGGCCGCGCCGCCGAAAACGATTAGCGCCCCGGAGCGTCAACGTATCGCCGCATTGCTTCGTGACGGTCGTGAGCAGGGATTATCGGTCTATAAAATCTTTTTCAGCCATGTCGATTCCGAGGAGCCCTTGCTCGGCTCATTGCGGACGTTTTACCGCGTGAACAATGAAATCAAAACGGTGCCAGCCCCGCTGCGCCACGGCGCGCCACGGGCGCCGCAACCACCACGAATAGTGACCGCGACACGGCCCGGCGAAGTCCTGTGCTGGGATATCACCTGGCTCCCCGGATCCTTTATGACCAAGGGATTTCACCTCTACACCGTGCTGGACTTGCACTCCCGTAAAATCGTCGGCCACACCGTACAACTGCGCCAAGACAAACACATCGCCACCGACCTCATCGCCCAAGTCATCGCCGCCGAGCAGCTCAACCACACCAAGGTCCGAGTCCTGCACACCGACAACGGTGCTGTCATGACCTCCACCCAAATGCGCCAAATGCTCGACGCGAACGGCGTAGAACTCTCACTCATCCGCCCCGGCGTATCCAACGACAACCCTTTCGAAGAATCCTCCCACCGCACACTCAAACACCACCGCTACGCCTTAACCAGCTACCCCAATATCAAGGCCGCCGCCAACACCATGGCCTCCATCATCGACGCCTACAACAACCACGACCCACACAGCGGCCTCGCCGGATTCACCCCACAACAGGTCTACACCGGCGAATGGAAACCACTACTCAAACACCGCAAAGCAAAGGAAGAAATCTACTACAACACCTACCCCCAACGACGCCCACCACGATCCATGTTCCAACCACCACCAGCCACCGTCGGCATCAAAATCGGAACACCACCACCAACCCCACAAAACCAAGTACAATAA
- a CDS encoding transposase, with amino-acid sequence MSVQIPPVDPDRTFTAEQRREIVLAHAETKHGLKGEFLRAAGVTPRQLYLWRRQLAAGTLDIGLTPRENIPMSDENIVEFSRLTQRNQELEALNAELGAERAKLETERAKWETARAKWETRHAKLEARIAELEKVVADKDAATTAHAKAVEAMGKAIAAMQKYTDR; translated from the coding sequence ATGTCTGTACAGATCCCTCCGGTAGATCCGGACCGGACGTTTACTGCGGAGCAGCGCCGGGAGATCGTGTTGGCCCATGCGGAGACCAAGCATGGTCTGAAGGGAGAGTTCCTCCGGGCGGCCGGGGTGACGCCGCGGCAGTTGTATTTGTGGCGGCGGCAGCTTGCGGCGGGCACGCTCGACATCGGGTTAACGCCGCGAGAAAATATTCCTATGAGTGATGAAAATATCGTGGAGTTTTCTCGGCTGACGCAGCGCAATCAGGAGTTGGAGGCGCTTAACGCCGAGCTGGGGGCGGAGCGTGCGAAGCTGGAGACCGAGCGCGCGAAGTGGGAGACTGCGCGCGCGAAGTGGGAAACACGTCACGCCAAATTGGAGGCGCGGATCGCTGAATTGGAAAAGGTGGTTGCGGATAAGGATGCTGCCACCACTGCGCATGCCAAGGCGGTGGAGGCGATGGGAAAAGCTATCGCCGCCATGCAAAAATATACCGATCGTTGA
- a CDS encoding glutamate-5-semialdehyde dehydrogenase yields MSDARQQQRDEVLAKARAAKAASRVIATLTTDVKNKVLYAAAKALEQQSSRILGANSQDIAAGREAGFPDSLIDRLALTEERIVGIAGGLRQVAALPDPVGDVLAGKTLPNGIRMQQVRVPLGVMGMVYEARPNVTVDAFGLALKSGNVALLRGSKSAKHSNTVLVEILQETLAKHDLPQAAVQLLPCETHDSVQDLITARGLVDVVIPRGGAGLINAVVSKATVPTIETGTGNCHFYIDHDCDLDEAIGLLLNGKTRRVSVCNATETALLDAALDDAAKLKVVESLQAAGVTVHGDVEKLEAFGAENVVAAAETDWAEEYLSMDIAVQIVAGVEGAIEHIAEWSSGHTEGISTRNIATAQRFADGVDSAAVMINASTAWTDGEQYGFGAEIGISTQKLHARGPMALPELTSSKWVLTGNGHMRP; encoded by the coding sequence ATGAGTGACGCGCGACAACAACAACGGGACGAGGTGCTGGCCAAGGCGCGCGCCGCCAAAGCCGCCAGCCGAGTGATAGCCACGTTAACCACCGACGTGAAAAACAAAGTGCTGTACGCCGCCGCGAAGGCGCTGGAACAGCAAAGCAGCCGGATTTTGGGGGCGAATTCCCAGGATATAGCGGCAGGCAGGGAGGCCGGATTCCCGGATTCCCTGATAGATAGGTTGGCGCTCACGGAAGAGCGCATCGTCGGCATCGCCGGCGGATTGCGCCAAGTGGCGGCCCTGCCGGACCCAGTTGGAGACGTGCTGGCCGGTAAAACCCTGCCCAATGGAATTCGCATGCAGCAAGTTCGGGTGCCGCTCGGGGTGATGGGCATGGTGTATGAGGCGCGCCCGAACGTCACGGTGGATGCCTTCGGGTTGGCCTTAAAATCCGGCAATGTCGCCCTGCTGCGCGGCTCGAAATCGGCCAAGCATTCGAATACTGTGCTGGTGGAAATCCTGCAAGAAACCCTAGCCAAGCACGATCTACCGCAGGCAGCCGTGCAATTGCTGCCCTGCGAAACGCACGATAGCGTGCAAGATTTAATTACCGCCCGTGGCCTCGTGGACGTGGTTATTCCCCGCGGCGGCGCCGGTTTGATCAACGCCGTGGTGTCCAAAGCGACGGTCCCGACAATTGAAACAGGCACCGGTAACTGCCACTTTTATATCGACCATGATTGCGATCTCGACGAGGCCATTGGGCTATTACTTAATGGGAAGACACGCCGCGTCAGCGTGTGCAATGCCACCGAAACCGCCCTGCTCGATGCCGCGCTTGATGACGCTGCAAAGCTCAAAGTTGTGGAATCGCTGCAGGCAGCAGGGGTGACGGTGCACGGGGACGTCGAAAAGCTCGAAGCGTTTGGTGCGGAAAACGTGGTGGCAGCTGCGGAAACGGACTGGGCGGAAGAGTACCTTTCGATGGACATCGCGGTGCAAATCGTCGCCGGCGTCGAGGGGGCAATCGAACACATTGCGGAATGGAGCTCTGGGCACACCGAAGGCATCTCCACGCGCAATATCGCCACCGCGCAACGCTTCGCGGATGGCGTGGACTCCGCAGCGGTGATGATCAACGCCTCCACGGCCTGGACCGACGGGGAGCAATACGGGTTCGGTGCGGAAATCGGCATTTCAACGCAGAAGCTGCACGCACGGGGGCCCATGGCGCTTCCCGAACTTACGTCCAGTAAATGGGTGCTCACTGGCAATGGTCACATGAGGCCATAA
- the proB gene encoding glutamate 5-kinase, which produces MRERISQAKRIVVKVGSSSLTGPGFVVDPARIDALVDAVQTRMSAGSDVVVVSSGTIAAGMAPLGLTQRPVDLATKQAAASVGQVHLAHEWGRSFGRYGRVTGQVLLTAGDAGRRDRARNAQRTIERLRQLRAVPIVNENDTVATTEMRFGDNDRLAAIVAHLITADALILLSDVDGLYDKNPAEPDARFIAEVRDGNDLKNVVAGDGGIVGTGGMASKVSAARLASRCGIPVLLTSAASITDALGAAEVGTVFYPKKNRLSAWKFWALYAADVAGTLRIDAGAVTAVTSGGKSLLAVGIESLEGEFQSGEIVEIMGPGGEIIGRGEVNYDSQLLSWMIGKHTSELPAGMHKPVVHADYLSDYASRA; this is translated from the coding sequence TTGCGGGAACGTATTTCCCAAGCCAAACGTATCGTGGTCAAGGTGGGTTCTTCGTCGCTTACGGGTCCTGGTTTTGTGGTGGACCCTGCACGAATTGACGCGCTTGTCGACGCCGTTCAAACACGCATGTCAGCCGGCTCCGACGTTGTTGTTGTGTCCTCCGGCACGATCGCGGCGGGTATGGCGCCGTTAGGCTTGACGCAGCGGCCGGTGGATCTTGCCACCAAACAGGCCGCGGCGAGCGTGGGTCAGGTGCACCTAGCCCATGAGTGGGGGCGTAGCTTTGGCCGTTATGGCCGGGTTACGGGCCAGGTGTTGCTTACCGCGGGTGATGCGGGTCGCCGCGATCGAGCCCGCAACGCGCAGCGAACAATTGAGCGATTGCGGCAGTTGCGTGCGGTGCCGATTGTGAATGAAAACGACACAGTGGCTACCACCGAGATGCGGTTCGGCGATAACGATAGGCTTGCGGCGATTGTCGCTCACCTTATTACCGCCGATGCGTTGATCCTGCTCTCCGACGTGGACGGGCTGTACGATAAGAACCCCGCCGAGCCGGATGCGCGCTTTATTGCGGAGGTGCGCGACGGCAACGATCTTAAAAACGTGGTCGCTGGCGACGGTGGCATCGTGGGCACCGGCGGCATGGCTTCGAAAGTATCTGCGGCTCGGTTGGCGTCTCGCTGCGGCATTCCGGTGCTGCTTACCTCCGCCGCAAGCATCACCGATGCCTTGGGTGCGGCAGAGGTGGGTACTGTGTTTTATCCAAAGAAAAACCGCTTGTCTGCGTGGAAGTTCTGGGCATTGTACGCCGCCGACGTCGCTGGCACATTGCGTATCGACGCCGGCGCGGTCACCGCAGTAACCAGCGGCGGGAAGTCACTGCTCGCCGTGGGCATCGAAAGCCTCGAAGGGGAGTTCCAATCTGGTGAGATTGTAGAGATTATGGGGCCTGGCGGGGAGATTATCGGCCGCGGTGAAGTGAACTATGACTCACAGTTGTTGAGCTGGATGATAGGCAAACATACGTCCGAGCTGCCTGCGGGCATGCACAAGCCCGTCGTGCACGCGGACTACCTGAGTGACTACGCCTCGCGCGCCTAG
- a CDS encoding ABC transporter permease, protein MSIGTQSKTTRRAKQLVKSAVVRSGVEIRHKFRPLAIVLIVVAPAALFGFLLYFRGDLPGDDSAYGTVMASLPAISLSMTGMLTVSSQIMVDQENGTILRAKVLPYGMSSYIASKISALFLANFLTVLLLFLVMYFFSNVEVGDPARVFLLVFPLSLFVMLCVAPIGVLLGAISPSQLWMLPVMFVGYLILSISGVLFPIDFLPDAVAAVAKVFPIYWLGEITRPLLAPNVFGSVEYKSLLVPVLWFVGGLAFAPRALSVLSRRQSGSRLAQIQGRRLRQGY, encoded by the coding sequence ATGAGCATTGGAACTCAATCAAAAACCACGCGACGCGCCAAACAACTGGTTAAAAGCGCCGTTGTTCGCAGCGGCGTGGAAATCCGCCACAAATTTCGTCCGCTGGCGATTGTGCTGATTGTGGTTGCCCCGGCGGCGCTGTTTGGATTTCTCCTGTACTTTCGAGGAGACCTGCCGGGTGATGATTCCGCCTATGGCACCGTTATGGCCTCCCTACCGGCGATTTCGTTGTCTATGACGGGGATGCTGACGGTATCTTCGCAGATCATGGTTGATCAGGAAAACGGCACAATTTTGCGCGCAAAGGTTCTGCCGTACGGTATGTCGAGCTATATTGCCAGTAAGATCTCCGCCCTGTTTTTGGCCAATTTTCTTACGGTGTTGTTGCTTTTTCTGGTCATGTATTTCTTCTCTAATGTTGAGGTTGGTGACCCAGCACGTGTGTTCCTTTTGGTGTTCCCGCTGTCATTGTTTGTGATGTTGTGTGTGGCGCCCATTGGGGTGTTGTTGGGCGCGATTTCGCCAAGCCAATTGTGGATGTTGCCGGTGATGTTTGTTGGGTACCTTATTTTGTCTATTTCGGGTGTGCTGTTTCCGATTGATTTTCTGCCGGATGCTGTAGCCGCAGTGGCGAAGGTGTTCCCGATTTATTGGCTTGGTGAGATTACTCGTCCGCTTCTTGCTCCAAACGTGTTTGGTTCGGTCGAGTACAAATCGTTGCTGGTGCCTGTGTTGTGGTTTGTTGGCGGTTTGGCGTTTGCCCCGCGTGCGCTTTCCGTTCTCTCGCGCCGTCAGTCGGGCAGCCGGCTGGCACAAATCCAGGGGCGTCGTTTGCGGCAGGGGTATTAG
- a CDS encoding ABC transporter ATP-binding protein, with protein sequence MNEKECTDNDVLLKCDDVGMVFGEKVALNAVSFRVRPGEKIALLGPNGAGKSTLIETLCGLRLPTTGTVSFMGTRPTSDPHHLKERVGFMLQKWTDHGEWTVEEFLTYLRSAYESATVNRCETLVQQLGLGEMMRRRLAKLSGGERRRVDVAAALMGDPDVLILDEPTAGFDVSMRRKFHGTLQSLTNEKTVIWATHDLVEAEAVCNRIILLNHGGIVADGSPSSLREKFEGYSTAGVLPGGLSDLNTPEHSKGDTRFRIMNL encoded by the coding sequence ATGAATGAAAAAGAATGTACGGATAATGATGTGCTTTTAAAGTGCGATGATGTCGGTATGGTTTTCGGGGAGAAGGTTGCGCTGAACGCGGTTTCGTTTAGGGTGCGGCCTGGGGAAAAGATTGCGCTGCTGGGGCCGAATGGTGCGGGAAAATCCACGCTGATTGAAACGCTGTGCGGGTTGCGTTTACCAACCACCGGCACTGTTTCGTTTATGGGTACCCGCCCGACCAGCGATCCGCACCACCTTAAAGAGCGGGTGGGGTTCATGTTGCAAAAGTGGACCGACCACGGTGAATGGACCGTTGAAGAATTTTTGACCTACCTCCGCTCCGCCTACGAATCGGCAACTGTGAATCGCTGTGAAACCCTTGTCCAACAGCTCGGGCTAGGCGAAATGATGCGGCGGCGGTTGGCCAAACTATCCGGCGGTGAACGGCGCCGGGTGGATGTTGCGGCGGCACTTATGGGGGATCCTGACGTGCTGATTCTAGACGAACCCACCGCCGGGTTTGATGTGAGTATGCGGCGTAAATTCCACGGCACCCTGCAATCCCTCACCAACGAAAAAACGGTGATTTGGGCTACGCACGATTTGGTGGAAGCGGAGGCCGTTTGCAACCGGATTATTTTGCTGAATCACGGGGGAATTGTTGCTGATGGCAGCCCGAGCAGCCTTAGGGAAAAGTTTGAGGGTTATTCAACCGCTGGGGTTTTGCCGGGTGGACTTTCCGACCTCAATACCCCCGAACATAGCAAAGGCGATACAAGGTTCCGCATAATGAATCTATGA
- the obgE gene encoding GTPase ObgE → MSRFVDRVVLHLSAGDGGNGCASIHREKFKPLGGPDGGNGGHGGDIILEVSPQVHTLLDFHFRPHMKAQRGANGAGDHRNGARGQNLVLQVPAGTVVMSEQGEVLADMTTEGMRYIAAAGGHGGLGNAALASRARKAPGFALKGEPGERHDVILELKSMADVGLVGFPSAGKSSLVSALSAAKPKIADYPFTTLQPNLGVVNVGHDTFTIADVPGLIPGASEGKGLGLDFLRHIERTAVLAHVVDAATLESGRDPISDIEALEAELAAYQSALDADTGLGDLRDRPRVIILNKADVPEARELAEFVLEELQEKFGWPVFIISTVARQGLEPLKYKLMEIVAEHRRNRPKQKAEQRTIVRPKAVAGQREFVIEADPEIPGGFLVRSEKAERWIRQTDFENDEAIGYLGDRLAKLGVEEALAKAGAQEGCTVTIGELSFEWEPTTIAGVDTPLTGRGTDVRLERRERTSASERKRASQVRRGLIDEYDYGDGQVADRERWEG, encoded by the coding sequence ATGTCTCGCTTTGTTGACCGCGTTGTGCTCCACCTGTCGGCCGGTGACGGCGGGAACGGCTGCGCCTCCATCCATAGGGAAAAATTCAAACCGCTCGGCGGGCCTGACGGCGGCAACGGCGGACACGGCGGCGACATTATTTTGGAGGTCAGCCCGCAGGTGCATACGCTGCTGGACTTCCACTTTCGCCCGCATATGAAAGCCCAACGCGGCGCCAATGGGGCGGGCGACCACCGCAACGGCGCGCGCGGGCAAAACCTTGTGCTTCAGGTGCCGGCGGGGACCGTGGTGATGAGCGAACAAGGCGAAGTGCTGGCAGATATGACCACCGAGGGCATGCGCTATATCGCCGCTGCCGGCGGGCACGGTGGGCTTGGCAACGCCGCGTTGGCCAGCCGCGCAAGGAAAGCCCCGGGATTCGCACTCAAAGGCGAACCGGGGGAACGCCACGATGTGATCCTAGAACTCAAATCCATGGCCGATGTCGGGCTCGTGGGCTTCCCCTCGGCGGGCAAATCCTCGCTGGTGTCCGCGCTATCCGCCGCGAAGCCGAAGATCGCGGATTACCCATTTACCACCCTGCAGCCGAACCTCGGCGTGGTCAACGTTGGGCACGATACCTTTACCATCGCCGACGTGCCCGGCCTGATCCCCGGCGCCTCCGAAGGCAAGGGGCTCGGGTTGGACTTCCTCCGGCACATCGAACGTACGGCAGTATTGGCGCACGTGGTGGATGCTGCGACGCTGGAATCGGGCCGCGACCCCATTTCCGATATTGAGGCGCTGGAGGCGGAACTCGCCGCATACCAATCCGCGCTGGATGCCGATACCGGGTTGGGCGATCTGCGGGACCGGCCGCGGGTGATCATCCTGAACAAGGCGGACGTGCCGGAGGCCCGCGAGCTCGCCGAATTCGTGCTGGAAGAATTGCAGGAAAAATTCGGCTGGCCGGTGTTTATTATCTCTACCGTCGCCCGCCAGGGGCTGGAGCCGCTGAAGTATAAGCTCATGGAAATCGTCGCGGAACACCGCCGCAACCGGCCCAAACAAAAGGCCGAACAGCGGACGATTGTGCGGCCGAAGGCCGTGGCCGGGCAGCGCGAATTTGTTATCGAAGCGGACCCCGAGATCCCCGGTGGATTTCTGGTGCGCAGCGAAAAAGCTGAGCGGTGGATCCGGCAAACCGACTTTGAAAACGACGAGGCCATCGGCTACCTCGGCGATCGCCTTGCCAAACTCGGCGTGGAGGAAGCCTTGGCGAAGGCGGGCGCCCAGGAAGGTTGCACCGTCACCATCGGAGAGCTGTCCTTTGAGTGGGAGCCGACGACCATCGCGGGCGTGGATACGCCCCTTACCGGTAGGGGAACGGACGTGCGTTTGGAGCGCAGGGAACGCACCTCCGCATCCGAACGTAAGCGCGCATCGCAGGTGCGGCGCGGCTTGATCGACGAATACGACTACGGCGACGGGCAAGTCGCGGACCGCGAGCGCTGGGAAGGCTAG
- a CDS encoding LLM class flavin-dependent oxidoreductase, with protein sequence MKAFGFLSFGHYSMAPGRKPGPREVLHDAIELSERADKIGVNGAYFRVHHFATQGASPMPLLSAVAARTKHIEVGTGVIDLRYENPLYLAEEAAALDYIADARVALGVSRGSPEEALRGWEAFGYTGSRDPRGADIARDKFDRFLEAVSGKGLAAADPAHYGAGLKLPVLPHSPGLRQRIWWGAGTRETAEWAAEKGVNLMSSTLLTETHGAAFADLQAEQIERFRKAWNHDFTPRVSVSRTIFPLVTAEDHQFFGQHAQSNDQIGSIDGFTSTFGRTYAAEPDKLIEQLRNDAAVMSADTLMLTIPNQLGPDINFNILKNFADHVAPALGWQPNTAGPVTGYPLR encoded by the coding sequence ATGAAGGCATTTGGATTTTTAAGTTTCGGCCATTACAGCATGGCCCCGGGACGCAAACCCGGCCCCCGCGAAGTACTCCACGACGCCATCGAACTTTCGGAACGTGCGGATAAGATCGGCGTGAACGGCGCCTATTTCCGCGTGCACCATTTCGCCACCCAAGGCGCCTCCCCGATGCCATTGCTTTCGGCGGTGGCGGCGCGCACCAAGCACATTGAGGTTGGCACCGGCGTCATTGACCTGCGCTACGAAAACCCGTTGTACCTCGCCGAGGAAGCTGCGGCGCTCGATTACATTGCCGACGCCCGCGTGGCCCTCGGCGTTTCCAGGGGGTCGCCCGAGGAGGCGTTGCGGGGTTGGGAGGCCTTCGGCTACACGGGCTCGCGCGACCCGCGCGGCGCCGATATAGCCCGCGACAAATTCGATCGTTTTCTCGAAGCGGTCTCCGGCAAAGGCCTCGCCGCGGCGGATCCCGCCCATTATGGCGCGGGCCTCAAGCTGCCGGTGTTGCCGCACTCCCCCGGCCTGCGGCAACGCATCTGGTGGGGCGCCGGCACCCGCGAAACGGCCGAGTGGGCCGCGGAAAAGGGCGTGAACCTGATGAGCTCCACCCTGCTTACGGAGACTCACGGCGCGGCTTTCGCCGACCTCCAGGCCGAGCAGATCGAACGTTTCCGCAAGGCGTGGAACCACGATTTCACCCCGCGCGTTTCCGTCAGCCGCACGATCTTCCCCCTAGTCACGGCCGAGGACCACCAGTTCTTTGGCCAGCACGCGCAGAGCAATGACCAGATCGGCAGCATCGACGGCTTCACCTCTACGTTCGGCCGCACCTATGCCGCCGAGCCCGACAAGCTCATCGAACAATTGCGCAATGATGCCGCGGTCATGTCCGCGGACACCCTCATGCTCACCATCCCGAATCAGCTCGGCCCAGACATCAACTTCAATATCCTGAAGAATTTCGCCGATCACGTCGCCCCCGCCCTCGGTTGGCAGCCCAATACCGCCGGTCCCGTCACCGGCTACCCCCTCCGCTAA
- the rpmA gene encoding 50S ribosomal protein L27: MAHKKGASSSNNGRDSESKRLGVKRFGGQQVKAGEILVRQRGTKFHPGENVGRGGDDTLFALKAGAVQFGVKRNRKVVNIVETEAVSA; this comes from the coding sequence ATGGCACACAAGAAGGGCGCATCCAGCTCTAACAACGGTCGCGATTCCGAGTCAAAGCGCCTTGGCGTGAAGCGATTCGGTGGCCAGCAAGTCAAGGCCGGCGAAATCCTCGTCCGCCAGCGTGGCACCAAGTTCCACCCGGGTGAAAACGTAGGCCGCGGCGGCGACGACACCCTCTTCGCACTGAAGGCCGGTGCCGTGCAATTCGGCGTGAAGCGCAACCGCAAGGTAGTAAACATCGTAGAAACCGAAGCAGTTTCCGCGTAA
- the rplU gene encoding 50S ribosomal protein L21, producing MYAIVKTGGKQYKVAEGDLVKVEKIEGEPGASVALTPVLLVDGADVTTTADKLASVSVNAEIVEHVKGPKIRILKYKNKTGYKKRQGHRQPLTVVKVTGISK from the coding sequence ATGTACGCGATCGTCAAGACCGGCGGCAAGCAGTACAAGGTTGCCGAAGGTGACCTCGTCAAGGTCGAGAAGATCGAGGGTGAGCCGGGTGCGTCCGTGGCTCTCACCCCGGTTCTGCTCGTCGATGGCGCCGATGTGACCACCACCGCTGACAAGCTCGCAAGTGTGAGCGTTAACGCCGAGATCGTCGAGCACGTTAAGGGCCCGAAGATCCGTATCCTGAAGTACAAGAACAAGACCGGTTACAAGAAGCGCCAGGGTCACCGTCAGCCCCTGACCGTTGTCAAGGTCACCGGGATTTCCAAGTAA